GTTTGATTCGACCGTCGATCGTCGGGCCAAGCGAAGAGAAGTATTCGATCTGGTTGTCGGCGAAACACGAGGCGCCCACTGCCACCGTATGCGGCGAAAACGCCGGGTCGGCGATGGATCCGGTCGCTACCGGGTACTCCAGACCGGATTGCCCGAACACCAACATGTCAAGTTCGCCCGGGTTGTTGACCGAATGTGCCCGAACCTCGATATAGACCGTCTTGGGGACTCCCGTGGCGTTGACCCAGTCCATGTTCTCGACCGGTGGCTGCGGATGCTGACCGTCGGCCTGATCGCCAAAGGACCAAGCCAACGGCGTGGATCCGGTTAGGTCCCAAAGGTATAAATCCAGGTCTTCGCGGGTGGTCGGCCAATTGTCCCACTTCAGAAAGACGCTCAATCTCCCGCCGCTCGGTACCACCGTTGACAGGTCGAAATCCGCAGGCGACCCGAAACGTTGGAGGGTGACCCCACCAATGGTGATCGGGTTCCAGGCGCCCTTCCAATGGTCCTGCGTATAATTTCCGGCCGCAGCCACCCAAAGAATGTCGGCCTCGTCGGCGCGCCTCGCCGCGTTTGAGGCGCTAGGGGCCCCGGCAGTCCCGTCCCCCCGATCAGATAAGAACCAGGCGCCTGAATGGTTGATGATGTCGATCCCTTGAGCGATCGCGTAATCCACAAACGCTTCAAGATCGAACTCATCATCGACACACACCAGATAGAGCTGAGCGGCGGGAGCAATGTCATAGACGATCTCTGCCACGCCGGTGCCGTGGGCTCCCCCGCTTTCGAGCGGGTTGGAACAGTAATTCTTGGTGATGGCGCTCCCGGGAAGGTCACCGGACGTGACTGCTTCGGCACGCCCTGCGAACCCAAAGTCTACGACGGCTACTTTGACGCCGATCCCGGTCATGCCAAGGGCGTGCCAGGTGTTGGCGCCAGTGGTACCGACGCCCTGCGACTTCACAGCTAGCGGAGCGGGAGGGATCATCTCGCGGACTGACGCAATCCCGGGCGCCCGCTCCAGGCCCCGCAGGGCCGCGACCGGCAATTCCACCTTGAATGACGAGCCACCACTCGCCAGGACCCGTCCACCGGCCTTGCTCACCGACTGGCGAGCGTCGGTTTCCCGACCGGTGTAATCGACCCTGACGGTGACTTTCCCGGCACTGGACCTGGCAGCCTGGGCCAGCGATGCACCGAATTCGTCGAAAGAGTCACGGTTGACATCGATGGGAACGGATCGCTCGGGTTCACCCTGAGCAACGGCCGGACTGCTGAGCAACGACGCGACTACCACGATGGCGAGCGACGTTGACCATATCCTGCGTCCGGGCATCGCCTACTCCCTGGGTGTACGAACCAACATAGTAAATCGCCGTGGCCGCTAACCAGCGTCGCTTCCGAGAATCACCGACCAGGACCGCAGACCGGTCTGGTTGATCAGTGGAGGTGGGGGGAGTCGAACCCCCGTCCGTTGCACCATCTGCGCCGCTTCTCCGAGCGCAGCCAACAGCAAGCATTCGGACCAGTGGGGCTCTGATGGCAAGTTTCCCTCTGACCTATCCGGAATTGTCTTAGCCCCTCAGTCCCGGAA
This is a stretch of genomic DNA from Acidimicrobiia bacterium. It encodes these proteins:
- a CDS encoding S8 family serine peptidase, with protein sequence MPGRRIWSTSLAIVVVASLLSSPAVAQGEPERSVPIDVNRDSFDEFGASLAQAARSSAGKVTVRVDYTGRETDARQSVSKAGGRVLASGGSSFKVELPVAALRGLERAPGIASVREMIPPAPLAVKSQGVGTTGANTWHALGMTGIGVKVAVVDFGFAGRAEAVTSGDLPGSAITKNYCSNPLESGGAHGTGVAEIVYDIAPAAQLYLVCVDDEFDLEAFVDYAIAQGIDIINHSGAWFLSDRGDGTAGAPSASNAARRADEADILWVAAAGNYTQDHWKGAWNPITIGGVTLQRFGSPADFDLSTVVPSGGRLSVFLKWDNWPTTREDLDLYLWDLTGSTPLAWSFGDQADGQHPQPPVENMDWVNATGVPKTVYIEVRAHSVNNPGELDMLVFGQSGLEYPVATGSIADPAFSPHTVAVGASCFADNQIEYFSSLGPTIDGRIKPDFVSADGVITRAFGGTAGACDGFIGTSASAPHVSGLAALIMHAAPNWTPDRVVQALQDYSLDLGPKGKDNTFGFGNVVLGAVPAEDCRAVPTPVTGIVGPGTVVDTYNGSAIPAGSYLVKNNDGSLSLCIDPGTPASAASATFVPLSFVTTNLAAPLRQQTDVPVPCMVGQGESAFIRCRTPRFGVT